One genomic region from Paenibacillus antri encodes:
- a CDS encoding ATP-dependent DNA ligase: MFIPPMLLETAAEPFDSANHIFEPKIDGHRTMYARLDGKTKLYTRRGNEVTRKYPELLEGFEDDLILDGEVALTDPETGRISFEALNDRFQLRQEEKIALAASSAPVSFIAFDILRYRGKDLRSLPLMRRKEILAGLTVRDNPNLSIIPYLERHGTALFESIKERGMEGIVAKEKTSRYAVGRRARKWQKIINWTYVDVVITGYRKSQFGWLAAIPDGEELQPAGMIEFGVSPAHKKAFYEVCRSIESGSYKDFIHLEPLLRAKVKTRNVTRSGTLRDPVFVDFIA; encoded by the coding sequence ATGTTTATCCCTCCCATGCTGCTCGAGACGGCCGCCGAGCCGTTCGACAGCGCTAATCATATATTTGAACCGAAAATCGACGGACATCGGACGATGTACGCGCGATTGGACGGGAAGACGAAGCTGTACACGCGTCGCGGCAACGAGGTGACGAGGAAGTATCCGGAGCTGCTCGAAGGGTTCGAAGACGATCTGATCCTTGACGGGGAAGTCGCGTTAACGGATCCGGAGACGGGGAGGATTTCCTTCGAGGCGTTGAACGACCGATTCCAATTGCGCCAGGAGGAGAAGATCGCGTTAGCGGCGTCGTCCGCGCCGGTCTCCTTCATCGCCTTCGATATATTGCGGTACCGCGGGAAGGACCTCCGTTCGCTTCCCCTCATGCGGCGCAAGGAAATCTTGGCCGGCTTGACCGTTCGTGACAACCCGAACCTGTCCATTATTCCGTACCTCGAACGACACGGTACGGCCTTGTTCGAATCGATCAAGGAACGGGGAATGGAGGGCATCGTGGCGAAGGAGAAGACGAGCCGGTACGCCGTGGGCCGAAGAGCGCGGAAGTGGCAGAAAATCATCAATTGGACGTACGTGGACGTCGTGATCACGGGATATCGGAAGTCTCAGTTCGGGTGGCTTGCGGCTATTCCCGACGGGGAGGAGCTGCAGCCGGCCGGAATGATCGAGTTCGGGGTGAGCCCGGCGCATAAGAAGGCGTTCTACGAAGTATGTCGATCGATCGAGAGCGGCTCTTATAAGGACTTCATCCATTTGGAGCCGCTGCTCCGGGCCAAGGTGAAGACGCGGAACGTGACCCGCAGCGGAACGCTCCGGGATCCGGTGTTCGTGGATTTCATCGCTTGA
- a CDS encoding twin-arginine translocase TatA/TatE family subunit, whose amino-acid sequence MALHLLAEQQLLGELPELGRAFGRTLHEFKGATRDMIAENENENENEKR is encoded by the coding sequence ATGGCTCTTCATCTCTTGGCCGAGCAGCAGCTGCTTGGCGAGCTGCCCGAGCTCGGCCGCGCGTTCGGGCGAACGCTGCACGAATTCAAGGGGGCGACCCGGGACATGATCGCCGAGAACGAGAACGAGAACGAGAACGAGAAACGATAA
- a CDS encoding potassium channel family protein: protein MKKQFIVIGLGRFGGTVARTLISLGYEVMAIDRDIRKVQDFSSIITHVFQADSTDEKVLKELGVSNMDHAIVAIGDDLQASILTSLILKDMGIKKVTAKATSEYHRRVLERIGADHIIQPERDTGIRVAHQITSNNTVDYLELSPDFSLVEVLAPKAMYDKSLKAINIRAKYGCNVVAIKRKDNSMIVSPLADDKIQEGDVLVMIGSNQDITRFEKGIAE from the coding sequence ATGAAAAAACAGTTTATCGTCATTGGCCTTGGGCGCTTCGGAGGGACCGTCGCGAGAACGTTGATTTCTCTAGGGTACGAAGTGATGGCGATCGACCGGGATATTCGAAAAGTACAGGACTTTTCGAGCATCATAACTCATGTTTTTCAAGCCGATTCGACGGACGAAAAGGTTCTAAAGGAGCTGGGCGTTTCGAATATGGACCACGCGATCGTGGCGATCGGAGACGATCTCCAAGCGAGCATTCTTACTTCGCTCATCTTGAAGGATATGGGGATCAAGAAAGTCACGGCCAAGGCGACGAGCGAATACCATCGACGCGTGCTCGAGCGGATCGGCGCGGATCATATCATTCAGCCGGAGCGGGACACGGGCATCCGGGTGGCCCATCAAATCACGTCGAATAACACGGTCGATTATTTGGAATTATCTCCGGATTTCAGTCTCGTCGAGGTGTTGGCGCCGAAAGCGATGTACGATAAATCGCTCAAAGCGATCAATATCCGGGCGAAATACGGTTGTAACGTGGTGGCCATTAAGAGAAAGGACAACTCCATGATCGTGTCTCCTCTTGCGGACGACAAGATTCAAGAAGGAGACGTTCTCGTCATGATCGGATCCAACCAAGATATCACTCGTTTCGAAAAAGGGATCGCGGAATAG
- a CDS encoding YjcZ family sporulation protein, with protein MAAVGCGVGGGFTSVGAILVLFILLVIISRSVLGY; from the coding sequence ATGGCAGCTGTAGGATGCGGTGTAGGCGGTGGATTCACTTCCGTAGGCGCGATCTTGGTGTTGTTCATCTTGTTGGTGATCATCAGCCGGTCGGTGTTGGGTTATTAA
- a CDS encoding CBO0543 family protein → MSDEQQEALKKITDEMVTTKTHWFEYWQTFSAFDTWQFWATILIFVAPLILLFIFLDRSKAFRIGFFGFGVHMITVYIDAFGTTHGLWEYPFKWLPFLTNSLGLDASLLPVSYMLLYQFTLRHKKSYLLYMIGLSLVFAFGVKPLMGALDLFQLYKGMNYAHIFIAYLLLASIPYWITEGFAKYQDRAARPSGA, encoded by the coding sequence ATGTCGGACGAGCAGCAAGAGGCGCTGAAGAAGATCACCGACGAGATGGTAACGACGAAGACGCATTGGTTTGAATATTGGCAAACATTTTCGGCTTTCGACACTTGGCAATTTTGGGCGACGATATTGATCTTCGTGGCCCCGTTAATCTTATTATTTATTTTCTTGGATCGGAGCAAGGCGTTCCGAATCGGTTTCTTCGGTTTCGGGGTCCACATGATCACCGTGTACATCGACGCCTTCGGCACGACGCACGGGTTATGGGAATATCCGTTCAAGTGGTTGCCGTTCTTGACGAACAGTCTCGGATTGGACGCGTCTCTATTGCCTGTGTCTTACATGCTTCTGTACCAATTCACCCTTCGGCATAAGAAGAGTTACCTTCTGTACATGATCGGTCTGAGCCTGGTTTTCGCCTTCGGGGTTAAGCCGCTGATGGGAGCGTTGGATTTGTTCCAGTTATACAAAGGGATGAACTATGCGCATATCTTCATCGCATACCTGCTGCTCGCCTCGATTCCGTATTGGATCACGGAAGGCTTCGCGAAATACCAGGACCGGGCGGCGCGGCCGTCCGGGGCCTAA
- a CDS encoding TrkH family potassium uptake protein → MLRSNVKRSIEISPQQWMVFGFAAIILLGTMLLSLPISSTSGESLGLLDSFFMATSAVCVTGLAVFDPGQQLTMFGEIVLLVLVQLGGLGFMTFGVIIAVLLGKRLGLKERTLIQTSTNSNSIQGLVRLSLSIFFIALIVELAGSVILTLRWAPDMGVGIAAYYAVFHSVSAFNNAGFSLWPDGLNRFVGDPVVNVVITFLFMIGGIGFTVLLDLFRKRKWDALSLHSKIVLLSSGCLLIGGFVVVFLLELLNPTAYETFTWSERVWAAYFQSVTPRTAGFNTMFTSELMTATQFFIIFLMFIGASSGSTGGGIKTNTFVVLLLAVFSSIRGREQVRIFNRNIAYEIVLRALSVIIISLGVVMLVAFLLTITERNQDFIAILFETTSAFSTVGLSLGITFDLSPAGKLLLSVTMFVGRLGPLTLAYALAKRRRESTIGYPEEKVLIG, encoded by the coding sequence GTGCTGAGATCTAATGTGAAGCGTTCCATCGAGATCAGTCCGCAGCAATGGATGGTCTTCGGTTTCGCCGCCATTATTTTGCTTGGGACGATGCTGTTGTCGCTGCCGATATCCTCGACGTCGGGCGAATCCCTCGGGCTGCTCGATTCTTTTTTTATGGCGACCTCCGCGGTTTGCGTGACGGGTCTCGCGGTGTTCGATCCGGGTCAGCAGCTTACGATGTTCGGTGAAATCGTACTGCTCGTTTTGGTCCAGCTCGGCGGTCTCGGATTTATGACCTTCGGCGTCATTATCGCCGTGCTGCTGGGCAAGCGGCTCGGGCTGAAGGAACGGACGCTCATTCAGACGTCGACGAATTCCAACTCGATCCAAGGACTCGTTCGTTTATCGCTTAGCATTTTCTTTATCGCTCTAATCGTCGAATTGGCGGGAAGCGTCATCCTCACCCTTCGTTGGGCGCCGGATATGGGGGTAGGGATAGCGGCGTACTACGCCGTCTTTCATTCCGTATCGGCGTTTAACAACGCGGGGTTCTCCCTCTGGCCCGACGGGTTGAATCGATTCGTCGGAGACCCGGTCGTGAACGTCGTCATCACTTTTTTGTTTATGATCGGGGGCATCGGGTTCACGGTGCTGCTCGATCTGTTCCGGAAGCGGAAATGGGACGCATTGTCTTTACATTCGAAAATCGTACTGCTTTCAAGCGGGTGTCTTCTGATCGGCGGGTTTGTCGTCGTGTTTCTGCTCGAACTGTTGAACCCCACGGCTTATGAAACCTTCACTTGGTCGGAGCGAGTCTGGGCCGCTTATTTCCAAAGCGTTACGCCGAGAACGGCGGGATTTAACACGATGTTTACCTCCGAATTAATGACGGCGACTCAATTTTTTATCATTTTCCTCATGTTCATCGGAGCTTCCTCGGGTTCGACCGGCGGCGGCATCAAAACCAATACGTTCGTGGTCTTATTGCTTGCGGTGTTCAGCAGTATCCGGGGCAGGGAGCAGGTTCGGATTTTTAACCGTAACATCGCGTATGAGATCGTATTGCGGGCCTTGTCCGTCATTATCATCTCGCTCGGGGTTGTGATGTTGGTAGCCTTCCTGCTCACCATTACGGAGCGGAATCAGGATTTTATCGCCATCTTGTTCGAGACGACCTCCGCGTTCAGCACCGTCGGTCTCTCCCTCGGGATTACGTTCGACTTATCGCCGGCGGGAAAGCTGCTCCTGAGCGTAACGATGTTCGTAGGTCGGCTAGGACCGCTGACGCTTGCTTATGCTTTAGCCAAGCGGAGAAGAGAATCGACGATCGGGTATCCGGAAGAGAAGGTATTGATCGGTTAA
- a CDS encoding alpha/beta-type small acid-soluble spore protein produces MSKYSNPSSLIVPEANAAMDQLKHQIAQEVGVQLPPDGYYGYVSTRDTGAIGGHMVRRMVQIAEETLARGGRA; encoded by the coding sequence ATGAGCAAATATTCGAACCCTAGCAGCCTGATCGTCCCGGAAGCCAATGCGGCCATGGATCAACTGAAACATCAAATCGCTCAGGAGGTCGGGGTGCAGCTGCCGCCGGACGGGTATTACGGTTATGTCTCGACTCGCGACACGGGCGCTATCGGGGGCCATATGGTTCGCAGAATGGTGCAAATCGCGGAAGAGACGTTGGCGCGCGGCGGCCGGGCGTAA
- a CDS encoding copper resistance CopC/CopD family protein: METRRGTHRILSRTGRRLSRATSDSRRLGIDGIGGGRGEGWFRRIWFAALIWIVVAFALGGGGGTAYAHTSLSGSAPADGETLETPPEMLHLTFSGKLESTAALHSVTLTGPEGAGVPLEPPALDGSGKSLMAALPPLSNGTYDVAFRVISADGHPIEGGFAFEVAAPEPVQEPTPAPEAQEPEAPVEPPAPDGGAEEPAAEPGTAPDEADEPGTAPDEADEHAGHDSHGETKVSSSAGAGTAFAALLNASRVAYYASLLPLLGWALWSALRPQVGADRLAYWRRIGMRLQALHLALFVVHVAVQWAELSGGNASASFLDTLRSTGTGQSWLFTGLLSLAGFPLLFRSRAVDGLWPLLMIAAKTLRGHASAFEPIALARLMDAAHLVAAAIWIGGLLALVLLLRKFPDGFRAFAPSFSTAALASYAVLVATGVVAALLYTESLADIVRTTWGWLLIGKAALAVAVLPVAALLRKRLLEADGRPDAFRAWLRADVALLLGIVVVTGIMTHQSPIVERVVFHWHVMGTEAHLTADIADLREGTNALSLKVWVPEDEAEPAVTVVAVVPGEPDRMASLTAKELPKEEWESFSGFEDYTFVGKLDVADPASAELRVRIQRSNGETIDYAKKLIDP; encoded by the coding sequence TTGGAAACAAGGAGAGGAACGCATCGAATTTTATCACGGACGGGACGACGGCTTTCGCGGGCGACGTCCGATTCCCGAAGGCTTGGAATAGACGGAATCGGCGGCGGTCGAGGCGAAGGCTGGTTTCGCCGGATCTGGTTCGCGGCGCTTATATGGATCGTAGTCGCCTTCGCGTTGGGCGGAGGCGGGGGAACGGCTTACGCGCACACGTCGTTGTCCGGCTCCGCGCCGGCGGACGGCGAAACGCTGGAGACGCCGCCGGAGATGCTGCATCTGACGTTCAGCGGCAAGCTGGAGTCGACGGCTGCGCTGCATTCGGTCACGCTGACCGGGCCGGAAGGGGCGGGGGTTCCGCTGGAGCCTCCGGCGCTGGACGGCAGCGGGAAGTCGCTGATGGCGGCGCTGCCGCCGCTCTCGAACGGAACGTACGACGTTGCGTTCCGGGTCATCTCGGCGGACGGGCATCCGATCGAGGGCGGGTTCGCGTTCGAGGTCGCGGCGCCCGAGCCCGTGCAGGAACCGACGCCGGCGCCCGAGGCGCAGGAGCCTGAGGCGCCGGTCGAACCGCCTGCGCCGGACGGCGGCGCGGAGGAGCCTGCGGCCGAGCCGGGGACGGCGCCGGACGAGGCGGACGAGCCGGGGACGGCGCCGGACGAGGCGGACGAGCATGCGGGGCACGATTCGCACGGCGAGACGAAGGTCTCGTCTTCCGCCGGCGCGGGCACCGCGTTCGCGGCCCTCCTGAACGCCAGCCGCGTCGCGTATTACGCCTCGCTGCTGCCATTGCTCGGGTGGGCGCTGTGGAGCGCGCTGCGGCCGCAGGTCGGAGCGGACCGGCTCGCGTACTGGCGGCGTATCGGGATGCGATTGCAGGCGCTGCATCTCGCGTTGTTCGTCGTTCACGTCGCCGTGCAATGGGCGGAGCTGTCCGGCGGCAATGCATCGGCGTCCTTCCTGGACACGCTGCGCTCGACCGGAACCGGCCAATCGTGGCTGTTCACCGGCCTGCTGTCGCTGGCGGGCTTCCCGCTCTTGTTCCGCAGTCGCGCGGTGGACGGCTTGTGGCCGCTCCTCATGATCGCGGCGAAGACGCTGCGCGGCCACGCGAGCGCGTTCGAGCCGATCGCCTTGGCGCGGCTGATGGACGCCGCGCACCTCGTCGCCGCGGCGATCTGGATCGGCGGGCTGCTCGCGCTCGTCCTGCTGCTGCGGAAGTTCCCGGACGGCTTCCGGGCGTTCGCGCCGTCGTTCTCGACCGCGGCGCTCGCGTCCTACGCCGTGCTCGTCGCCACGGGCGTCGTCGCCGCCCTCCTGTATACGGAGTCGCTGGCGGACATCGTGCGGACGACGTGGGGATGGCTTCTGATCGGTAAGGCGGCGCTCGCCGTCGCGGTGCTGCCGGTGGCGGCGCTGCTGCGGAAGCGGCTGCTCGAAGCGGACGGCCGCCCCGACGCGTTCCGCGCGTGGCTTCGCGCCGACGTCGCTTTGCTGCTCGGCATCGTCGTCGTTACCGGCATCATGACGCACCAGAGCCCGATCGTCGAGCGCGTGGTATTCCACTGGCACGTCATGGGGACGGAGGCGCATCTGACCGCGGACATCGCCGATCTGCGCGAAGGGACGAACGCGCTCTCGCTGAAGGTATGGGTGCCCGAGGACGAAGCGGAGCCCGCCGTCACCGTCGTCGCCGTCGTCCCGGGCGAGCCGGACCGTATGGCTTCGCTGACGGCGAAGGAGCTGCCGAAGGAGGAGTGGGAGAGCTTCTCCGGCTTCGAGGATTATACGTTCGTCGGCAAGCTCGACGTCGCCGATCCGGCTTCGGCCGAGCTGCGCGTGCGCATTCAGCGCAGCAACGGCGAGACGATCGACTACGCGAAGAAGCTGATCGACCCGTAA
- a CDS encoding helix-turn-helix domain-containing protein: protein MKSHKLCEQIGFSSYPHFCTQFKKITGMTPSEYKQQAKLKSSRSSAGSV, encoded by the coding sequence ATGAAGAGCCATAAGCTATGCGAACAGATCGGCTTCTCGAGCTATCCGCACTTCTGCACGCAATTCAAGAAAATAACGGGGATGACGCCCAGCGAGTATAAGCAACAGGCCAAATTGAAAAGCTCCCGTTCTTCCGCCGGATCGGTCTGA
- a CDS encoding trimeric intracellular cation channel family protein — protein MFAWELLTFIGTVAFAMSGSMSAMEEEYDILGVYALGLVTAFGGGILRNLVIDAPTRSLWEQGDLLVTALVASSIVYFAPRLWANHVQKWVFFDAVGLAAFAIQGALLAAQKGLPLPAVMIAALLTGCGGGVIRDILARRKPLVFREEVYGVWAMLGGLVVAMGFGETGWEMYVLFAGLLALRMWSVKKGWQLPKRSFRSGMSGLAKREA, from the coding sequence ATGTTCGCATGGGAGCTGTTGACGTTCATCGGCACGGTGGCGTTCGCGATGAGCGGCTCGATGTCGGCGATGGAAGAAGAGTACGATATCTTGGGCGTGTACGCGCTCGGGCTGGTGACGGCGTTCGGCGGCGGCATTCTGCGCAATCTCGTGATCGACGCGCCGACGCGCTCCTTGTGGGAGCAAGGCGATCTGCTCGTCACCGCCCTCGTCGCGAGCTCGATCGTCTACTTCGCGCCGCGTCTCTGGGCCAACCACGTACAGAAGTGGGTGTTCTTCGACGCCGTCGGCCTCGCCGCCTTCGCCATTCAAGGCGCCTTGCTCGCCGCGCAGAAGGGACTGCCGCTGCCGGCGGTCATGATCGCGGCGCTGCTCACCGGCTGCGGCGGCGGCGTCATCCGCGACATCCTAGCGCGGCGCAAGCCGCTCGTCTTCCGCGAGGAAGTGTACGGCGTCTGGGCGATGCTCGGCGGTCTCGTCGTCGCCATGGGCTTCGGCGAGACCGGCTGGGAGATGTACGTCTTGTTCGCCGGCTTGCTGGCGCTTCGCATGTGGTCGGTCAAGAAGGGATGGCAGCTGCCGAAGCGGTCGTTCCGGAGCGGCATGTCCGGTTTGGCGAAGCGAGAAGCGTAA
- a CDS encoding sulfite exporter TauE/SafE family protein — MEAEIVAMGFLVGALVGLTGVGGAALLTPVLMWIGISPSVAIATDLFYNSVTKLFGSIQHIRQKTINLGLVKYLAIGSVPSAIGAVLLLQAYPPLAAHQDTIMKHALGIVLVVVAIATILKQFFGKLGSNRWQEKPLSQKRALTILIGVVLGFIVGLTSIGSGSLFALAMIYLYRLTAAELVGTDILHAFLLVTAAGAIHAVYGNINYALAFNLLLGSVPGVILGSRLSAKVPGRPLRTFMAAIILVSGLKLI; from the coding sequence ATGGAAGCGGAAATTGTAGCGATGGGTTTTTTGGTAGGCGCGCTCGTAGGATTGACGGGCGTCGGCGGCGCGGCCTTGTTGACCCCGGTGCTCATGTGGATCGGGATCTCCCCCAGCGTCGCGATCGCGACGGACCTGTTCTATAACTCGGTTACGAAGCTGTTCGGAAGCATTCAGCATATCCGGCAGAAGACGATTAACTTGGGGCTCGTGAAATATCTCGCGATCGGCAGCGTCCCGAGCGCGATCGGCGCGGTGCTGCTGCTGCAAGCGTATCCGCCGCTCGCGGCGCATCAGGATACGATCATGAAGCACGCGCTCGGCATCGTGTTGGTCGTCGTCGCGATCGCGACGATTCTGAAACAATTTTTCGGCAAGCTCGGGTCGAACCGATGGCAGGAGAAGCCGTTGTCTCAGAAAAGGGCGCTGACGATCCTCATCGGCGTCGTTCTCGGATTCATCGTCGGGCTGACGTCGATCGGCTCCGGCAGCCTCTTCGCGCTGGCGATGATATATTTGTATCGCTTGACCGCGGCGGAGCTCGTCGGCACGGATATTTTGCATGCGTTCCTGCTCGTGACGGCCGCGGGCGCCATTCATGCCGTGTACGGCAATATCAATTACGCGCTGGCGTTCAATCTGCTGCTCGGCTCGGTGCCGGGCGTCATCCTCGGCAGCCGGCTGTCCGCGAAGGTGCCGGGCCGGCCGCTCCGTACGTTCATGGCGGCGATCATCCTCGTCAGCGGCTTGAAGTTGATCTGA
- a CDS encoding DUF2203 domain-containing protein, whose protein sequence is MNRRFFTPREANELLPFIREDIVRLQKTKREFVEIALKLREMRITHEQASKEPPEDDLFQMEASMEFLQMEAKTLSDSIRLKGAELKDVDHGLVDFPARINGEEVLLCWKQGEERIEFYHGRDDGFRGRRPIPEGLE, encoded by the coding sequence ATGAACAGACGGTTTTTCACTCCGCGTGAAGCGAACGAGCTTCTCCCCTTTATTCGCGAAGACATCGTACGCTTACAGAAGACGAAGCGCGAGTTCGTGGAGATCGCATTGAAGCTGCGCGAGATGCGCATTACCCATGAGCAGGCTTCGAAGGAGCCGCCGGAAGACGACTTGTTTCAGATGGAAGCGAGCATGGAGTTTTTGCAGATGGAGGCGAAGACGTTGTCCGACAGCATTCGGCTCAAGGGCGCCGAGCTGAAGGACGTGGATCACGGTCTGGTCGACTTCCCCGCTAGGATCAATGGAGAAGAGGTATTGCTTTGTTGGAAACAAGGAGAGGAACGCATCGAATTTTATCACGGACGGGACGACGGCTTTCGCGGGCGACGTCCGATTCCCGAAGGCTTGGAATAG
- a CDS encoding excalibur calcium-binding domain-containing protein — translation MVAKPALTFGDYTAEREALRSEEAEPSSSSVSYANCAAVRAAGKAPLYEGDPGYSAKLDRDRDGIACET, via the coding sequence GTGGTGGCGAAGCCCGCGCTGACGTTCGGCGATTATACGGCGGAGCGAGAGGCGCTTCGATCGGAGGAGGCGGAACCCTCGTCGTCGTCAGTTTCCTACGCGAATTGCGCCGCGGTGCGAGCCGCCGGGAAAGCGCCGCTCTACGAGGGAGACCCAGGGTACAGCGCGAAGCTGGACCGCGACCGGGACGGGATCGCGTGCGAGACTTAA
- a CDS encoding aldo/keto reductase translates to MKYRRLGRTDLKVSVIGVGTWQFGGEWGLTYTQAEADAVLRRSKEQGINLIDTAECYGDHLSERLIGGFLKNDRREDWVLATKFGHHFNGLFERDQLWSAADVRKQLEDSLRALQTDYIDLYQFHSGSDEAFDNDDLWTMLDKEVQAGKIRHLGVSIGSNDNLHQTAAATKVGASAIQVVYNRLDRAPESRVFPSCAEQDLGVLARVPLASGYLSGKYKPDAAFVATDVRSRHDAEQRRAKLEEVERIAANEVPAGMDMAQWALAWCLRHDAVTCVIPGCKTPEQVDANAAAARYASDKHPQAWRDAVGTV, encoded by the coding sequence ATGAAATACCGGAGATTGGGACGAACGGATCTGAAGGTGTCGGTCATCGGCGTCGGGACGTGGCAGTTCGGGGGCGAATGGGGCCTTACGTATACGCAAGCGGAGGCGGACGCCGTGCTCCGCCGCTCCAAGGAGCAAGGGATCAACCTGATCGATACGGCGGAGTGCTACGGCGATCATCTGTCGGAGCGGCTCATCGGCGGCTTCTTGAAGAACGACCGGCGCGAGGATTGGGTGCTGGCGACGAAGTTCGGCCACCACTTCAACGGCTTGTTCGAGCGCGATCAGCTCTGGTCGGCGGCGGACGTGAGGAAGCAGCTGGAGGATTCGCTGCGCGCCTTGCAGACGGATTACATAGACTTATATCAATTCCACTCGGGCTCGGACGAGGCGTTCGACAACGACGACTTGTGGACGATGCTCGATAAAGAGGTGCAGGCGGGCAAGATCCGCCATCTCGGCGTCTCGATCGGCAGCAACGACAACTTGCATCAGACGGCGGCGGCGACAAAGGTCGGAGCCTCGGCGATCCAGGTCGTCTACAACCGGCTCGACCGGGCGCCGGAAAGCCGCGTCTTCCCGTCCTGCGCGGAGCAGGATCTGGGCGTGCTTGCGCGCGTGCCGCTCGCAAGCGGGTACTTGAGCGGCAAGTACAAGCCGGACGCGGCCTTCGTCGCGACCGACGTGCGCAGCCGCCACGACGCCGAGCAGCGCCGGGCGAAGCTCGAAGAGGTCGAGCGCATCGCGGCGAACGAGGTACCCGCCGGCATGGACATGGCGCAGTGGGCGCTCGCTTGGTGTCTCCGCCACGACGCGGTCACCTGCGTCATTCCGGGCTGCAAGACGCCGGAGCAAGTCGACGCGAACGCCGCCGCGGCGCGGTACGCGAGCGACAAGCATCCGCAGGCGTGGCGGGACGCCGTCGGTACGGTGTAG
- a CDS encoding CBO0543 family protein, which translates to MHVIVAVWVTFASMLWGNWANWRKYLPTILYMPLCNLLYFYLTSDHRLWKLVPDVLLSQKGVDLLYLFIVYPPTVVLFLSNYPNERQRQIVHLLKWVFLYAGVEWIGHQTGRIVYDNGWNFGWSVFFLLFMFPMLYLHHKKPILAYGLSVLWVVFYVIVFQVPL; encoded by the coding sequence ATGCATGTCATTGTCGCCGTTTGGGTGACTTTCGCTTCGATGCTTTGGGGAAATTGGGCGAATTGGAGAAAGTACCTTCCCACGATTTTGTATATGCCGTTATGTAATCTCTTGTATTTTTACTTAACGAGCGACCATCGCCTCTGGAAGTTGGTCCCTGATGTTCTATTGTCGCAAAAAGGGGTAGACCTTCTTTATTTATTTATCGTCTATCCGCCTACGGTCGTTCTCTTTTTATCCAATTATCCGAATGAACGACAACGCCAGATCGTTCATTTGCTTAAATGGGTATTCCTCTATGCCGGCGTCGAATGGATAGGACATCAAACCGGAAGAATCGTTTACGATAACGGTTGGAACTTCGGGTGGTCCGTTTTCTTTTTGCTTTTTATGTTCCCTATGTTATACCTTCACCACAAGAAACCGATCCTCGCATACGGTTTAAGCGTACTTTGGGTGGTGTTTTATGTCATTGTATTTCAAGTTCCGTTATAA
- a CDS encoding alpha/beta-type small acid-soluble spore protein: protein MGKGSQSSNNLIVPQANQAMEQLKYEVAQELGVQIPQDGYYGYMATRDTGAIGGHMVRRMVQIAEETLARGARF from the coding sequence ATGGGTAAAGGATCGCAAAGCTCCAACAATTTGATCGTTCCTCAAGCGAACCAAGCGATGGAGCAGCTGAAGTACGAAGTCGCTCAAGAGCTTGGCGTGCAAATTCCGCAAGACGGCTACTACGGTTACATGGCGACTCGCGACACGGGCGCGATCGGCGGACACATGGTACGCCGCATGGTACAGATCGCCGAAGAGACGTTGGCTCGCGGCGCACGGTTCTAA